The region CGACCCGCGCAACTGGTGGCATCTGCGCAACCCGCGCACTCCCTCGTGGGGGGAGCCCTACAAGCAGATCGCCGCGCGGATGACCCGCGCCGTGGAACGTGCCGCGGTCAGCGCGGCCGGCCACGAGGCGGTGTGCGTCAGCCACCAACTGCCCGTCGAGACGCTGCGGCGGGCCATGACCGACAAGCCGCTGCACCACTTCCCGACCAGGCGCATGTGCAACCTGGCCTCGGTCACCTCCTTCTACTTCCACGACGATGTCTGCGTGGGCTGGGGGTATGCGGAGTTGGCCGGGCAGTGAATCGGTCGGTGGCGCTCAAGCGCACGCTGCTTGCGGCGTGCGCGGCCACCCTCGTGCTCGCCGGGTGTTCGACCGGGCATGACGCGGTCGCGCAAGGCGGCACCTTCGAATTCGTTGCGCCGGGCGGCAAGACCGACATCTTCTACGACCCGCCGGACCGCCGCGGTAAGCCGGGACCGCTGTCGGGCCCGGACCTCAGCGACACGAACAAGACGCTCTCCCTGAAAGACTTCGCCGACAAGGTCGTCGTCATCAACGTGTGGGGGCAATGGTGCGGGCCGTGCCGCACCGAGATCCCCGAGCTGCAGAAGGTCTACGCCGCGACGCGGGACAAGGGCGTGGCGTTCCTCGGGATCGACGTGCGGGACAACAACATCGACGCGGCGCGCGACTTCGTCGTCGACCGCGGCGTCACGTTCCCGTCGATCTACGACCCGCCGATGCGCACGATGATCGCCTTCGGCGGTCGCTACCCGACCACCGTCATCCCCTCGACGGTGGTGCTCGACCGCGAACACCGCGTCGCCGCGGTGTTCCTGCGCGAGCTGCTGGCCTCGGACCTGCAGCCGGTGGTCGAACGGCTGGCCGCCGAAGGGCCGTCGGACAAATGAGTCCTGATCAGCTCGACCACCTCACGGCCGGCGGCCCGCTGCTGTTGGCGATGGCGGTCAGCATCCTCGCCGGACTGGTGTCGTTCGCCTCGCCCTGCGTGGTCCCGCTCGTACCCGGATACCTGTCGTATCTCGCCGCGGTGGTCGGCGTCGAAGACGCGCCCGCGCCGGTCACGACACTGCGCGGTGCCCGGCTGCGCGTCGCCGGTGCGGCCGCCCTGTTCGTCGGCGGGTTCACCGCGGTGTTCCTGCTCGGCACCGTCGCGGTGCTGGGGATGACGACGACGCTGATCACCAATCAGCTTCTGCTGCAACGGGTCGGCGGAGTGATCACGGTGCTGATGGGCCTGGTCTTCATCGGCCTGATCCCGATGCTGCAGCGCGACACCCGGTTCACCCCGAGACAGATCTCGACGCTGGGCGGCGCGCCGCTGCTCGGCGCGGTGTTCGCGTTGGGCTGGACGCCGTGTCTGGGCCCGACGCTGACCGGGGTGATCGCGGTCGCGTCGGCCACCGAGGGCAGCAACGTGGTCCGCGGCGTGCTCCTCGTCATCGCGTACTGCCTGGGACTCGGAATACCGTTCGTGGCGCTGGCTTTCGGTTCGGCGCGCGCGGTCGCCGGCCTCGGCTGGCTGCGCCGGCACACCCGCGCGATCCAGGTCTTCGGCGGAGTATTGCTGATCCTGGTAGGTACCGCGCTGGTCACCGGTGTGTGGAACGACTTCGTGTCGTGGGTGCGCGATGCGTTCGTCAGCGACGTGAGGTTGCCGATCTGATGGTCACCGCGTCCCCGCGAGCAGACGTGAACTCGCACAAGAACGGCCCGAAACGCGCGATTTCGCGTCTGCTCGCCCTGGTCCGCAACACGTGGCGGACGCTGACGTCGATGGGCACCGCGCTGGTGCTGCTGTTCCTGCTCGCGCTGGGCGCCATTCCCGGCGCGCTGCTGCCGCAACGGAGCCTCAACGAGGGCAAGGTCGCCCAGTACATCGACGACCATCCGATCCTCGGCCCGTGGCTGGATCGCCTACAGGCCTTCGACGTGTTCTCCAGTTTCTGGTTCACCGCGATCTACGTGTTGCTGTTCGTCTCACTGGTGGGCTGTCTGACGCCCAGGCTGGCCGAACACCTGCGCAGCCTGCGCGCCATGCCGGTTCCGGCGCCCCGCAATCTGGCGCGGCTGCCCAAGCACCACACCGCGCAAGTCCCGGGCGACGCCGCCGCGATGGCCACCTCCGTCGAGCACACGCTGCGTGGCTGGCGCAAGACCACCCGCCGCGACGGCGAGTCGGCCGGAGCCGCTCCGTCGGCGACATCGAGCATCGAGGTCTCGGCCGAGAAGGGCTATCTGCGCGAGTTCGGCAACATCGTGTTCCACTTCTCGCTGCTGGGCCTGCTCGTCGCGGTCGCGGCCGGCAAGCTGTTCAGCTACGAGGGCAACGTGATCGTCGTGGCGGACGGCGGACCCGGGTTCTGTTCGGCGTCCCCGGCGGCGTTCGACTCCTTCCGGGCCGGCAACGTCGTCGACGGCACGTCGCTGTATCCGATGTGCCTGCGGGTCAACGATTTCCAGGCCAACTATCTGCCGAACGGGCAGGCCACGTCGTTTCAGGCCGACATCGACTACCAGGCCGGTGACGACCTGACCGCGGGCACCTGGCGGCCGTATCTGCTCAAGGTCAACGAGCCCCTGCGCATCGGTGGCGACCGGGTCTACCTGCAGGGGCACGGGTACGCGCCGACGTTCAGCGTCACGTTCCCCGACGGCAAGACCCGGACGCAGACGCTGCAGTGGCGCCCCGAGGACCAGATGACGCTGCTGTCGTCCGGTGCGATGCGATTCGACCCGCCCGGGGGTACCTACGCCGACGAACGCGACCGCCGCAAGAACCAGATCGCGATCCAGGGCCTGTTCGCCCCGACCGAGCAGCTCGACGGCACGCTGCTCTCGTCCCGCTACCCCGCGATGAACGAGCCCGCGGTGGCGGTCGACATCTACAAGGGCGACACCGGCCTGGACACCGGGCGGCCCCAGTCACTGTTCAGCCTCGACCCGCGGATGGTCGGGCAGGGCCGGCTGACGAAGATGGCGCGGGTGAACCTGCGCGCCGGGCAGGACACCCGGTTGCCGGACGGCACGATCGTGCGGTTCGACGGTGCGGTGCCGTTCGTCAACCTCCAGGTGTCGCACGACCCGGCCCAGGTCTGGGTCCTGGTGTTCGCGATGACGATGATGGCCGGGCTGCTGGTGTCGCTGATCGTGCGCCGCCGACGCGTCTGGGTGCGGCTCACCCCGGGCCCTGCGGGTACGGTGAACGTCGAGCTGGGCGGTCTCGCACGCACCGACAACTCGGGGTGGGGCGATGAGTTCGAACGGCTGACGGCGCGGTTGCTCGCCGGGTTCCAGACCCTCGCGCCGGTCGAGGAAGAGAAGAAGGCGGATCGCGCATGAACACCACCCACATCGATCTGGGGCTGGCCCGGTATTCCGACTGGGCGTACACGTCGTCGCTGGTGGTTCTGGTGGTCGCGCTGCTGCTGCTGGCCGTCGAGCTGGCCTACAGCCGCGGACGGAGCGTCGAGACGCGGGAGCTGGTCGGCGCGACGTCGGGGCGATCGGGCGCCGTCGCGGGCGACAGTGCGGTCCCGGGCCGTGTCGTCGACGCGCCGCGACGCCCGTTCGACGAGCGGCTGGGCTCCTCCGGGCTCGCGCTGGTCTACGTCGGCATCGGCCTGCTGGCGGCCTGCATCGTGCTGCGCGGGCTGTCCACCGCGCGGGTGCCGTGGGGCAACATGTACGAGTTCATCAACCTCACCTGCTTCTGCGGGCTGGTCGCCGGAGCCGTCGTACTGCGCCGTCCGCAGTACCGCTCGCTGTGGGTGTTCGTTCTCGTTCCCGTCCTGATCCTGCTGACCGTCTCGGGTCACTGGCTGTACTCGCATGCCGCCCCGGTCATGCCCGCGCTGCAGTCCTACTGGCTGCCCATCCACGTGTCGGTCGTCAGCCTGGGATCGGGGGTGTTCCTGGTCGGCGGTGTCGCGAGCATTCTGTTCCTGCTCAAGATGTCGCCGCTGGGTGACCGCACCGACGCGCTGGGCCGGGTGGTGCAGAAGTTGCCGGACGCCCAGACGCTGGACCGGATCGCGTACCGGACAACGATCTTCGCGTTCCCGATCTTCGGGTTCGGCGTCATCTTCGGGGCCATCTGGGCGGAGGAGGCGTGGGGCCGCTACTGGGGCTGGGATCCCAAGGAGACGGTGTCGTTCATCGCCTGGGTCGTCTACGCCGCCTACCTGCACGCACGCTCGACTGCGGGCTGGCGCGACAAGAAGGCCGCGTGGATCAACGTGGTCGGGTTCGTCGCGATGGTCTTCAACCTGTTCTTCATCAACCTGGTGACGGTCGGCCTGCACTCGTACGCTGGCGTCGGCTGAGCCGACTGAGCCGGCTGAGCCGACAAGGGACGGGGAGGAAGGGGTCGATGGTTGTCTGAGGTTCCGAGCAGTTTTCGGGCGCAGCAACGATTCACCGATCCGATGGCGATCCCGCCTGCCGAGTGGACGGCTCCGACGCCTCCCGACGGCGTCACACCGGTCTCCATCGCTCCGGTAGGGCCTACCGATCCACCCGCCGCCGACGCGGCACCCTACCTGGACCTGTCCACCGTCGCGTTGCTCGGCAAGGCCAGGCGGGCGCCGTCGGCGGGCTGGCGCAAGTGGCTGTACTGGGGTTCGGCCCGGCTCGTCAACATGGGCGAGAGTCCGGCGGCGGTACGGCACGACACCCTGGTCGCACAGGTCCAACGCCCGCTGCGGGGCTGCTACCGGATCGCGATGCTGTCGCAGAAGGGCGGCGTCGGCAAGACGACGATCACTGCCACGCTGGGCGCGACGTTCGCCATCACCCGCGGAGACCGCGTCATCGCCGTCGATGCCAACCCCGACCGCGGCACGCTGAGCCAGAAGGTGCCGCTGGAGACGCCGGCCACGATCCGGCACCTGCTGCGCGACGCGGAGGGCATCGCGTCCTACAGCGACGTGCGCCGGTACACCTCGCAGGGCGCCAGCCACCTCGAGGTGCTCGCTTCGGAGAGCGACCCGGCGGTGTCCGAGGCGTTCAGCGCAGAGGACTACTCGCACACCCTCGAGGTGCTCGAGCGGTTCTACAGCGTCGTGCTCACCGACTGCGGCACCGGCATGCTGCATTCGGCGATGTCAGCGGTGATCGACAAGGCCGACGTGCTGGTGGTCATCAGCTCCGGTTCGGTGGACGGTGCCCGCAGCGCGTCGGCGACGCTGGACTGGCTCGACGCCCACGGCCACGAGGACATGGTGCGCAACTCGATCGCCGTCATCAACGCGGTACGGCATCGATCGCGGCGCAGCCGAACCAAAGTCGACCTGACGAAAGTCACCGATCATTTCGCGCGACGGTGTCGTGCGGTGTGTCAGGTGCCCTTCGATCCGCACCTGGAGGAAGGCGGCGAGATCAGCCTCGACCGGTTGCGGGCCGAGACCCGGGAAGCGCTGCTGGAGTTGGCCGCCACGGTGGCGGACGGATTCCCCGGGGCGCGGCGGGTGACCGACCCGGTCGGGTGGGGCGACGGCCGGACGGTCAGGAGCGCGGCTTGTCGTCGCGGGGGGTGATCCGCCGCAGGAAGTCCGGATCGTCGTCCGGCCCGATCACCCGGGTGTGCGATCGATTCACAGACATCCGGGCCACCCGCCAGCCGACGTAGACCAACGCGGCCAAGACGAGAATCAGGAGCAAATACGCCACTCAAAACCTCCTTCCTGCCAATATACGCGCCGTGGGTACGCTCGGACCGTGTCTGAGGACGGAGGGCGGAGATCCCGCCTACTGCTTGATGTGTTGGCCTACACTGCCGCCCGGCTGGCGCTCGTCGCCGTCGTGACCGCGGTGATTCTCGGTGTCGGTCACCTGGTCGGGATTCGCGAATTCCCGGTCACTGTGGCACTGCTGTTCGCGATCGTGATCGGCCTGCCGCTGGGGATCTGGCTCTTCACGCCGCTGCGTCGGCGCGCGACGGCGAGCATGGCCGCGCTGGATGAGCGCCGGCGCACCGACCGTGCACAACTGCAAGCCCGATTGCGCGGCACCAGCGCATCCGAGCCGCCACGAACGGAGAACGGCGAGCACCGGGACGGATGACCGGCCGTCTCGGCGAATGGCCCTGTGCTAGGCCTTCTTCGGCCGACGGTGCGGGTCCTTTCCATGGCAATCAGAACGCGCGCCCGCTTCGATACGGCAACGTCGTTGCCACCCGGTCCGCAAATATTCGGGCTGCATAGCCGCGACCGAAGCGGGGTAACCCACGTCACATGAGCAATCAGCCCGTGATGGACCGCCCCAGGGTGATCAGCAGTCACAGAAACATCTCCAGCCACAGGCCGGTGAATAGCCAGAAGCAGGTGTACAAGCGCTGGCTCCACGAATTGTGGGCGGGGGACCCCGTCGTCGACGAGTTGGTGTCCGAGGATTTCGTCGGCCACTGGCCCAACCGCGATGTGCACGGCCCCGCCGAGCTGCAGACGATCATCGACAGCACCCGTGGCAGGCTGCGGGAGCTGGCGTTCGTGATCGATGTCGGTCCGTTCATCGACGGCGATCTCGTCGCGGCCCGGTGGATCGCCACGGGCTCGGGCAAGGACGGACCCGCCCGGTTCACCGGTAACGACATCCTGCGCGTGATCGACAACAAGGTTGTCGAGTACTGGGCAGGATCCTCGCGCGGCTAACCGGTTGCGGCGTCGCGCAGCAGCCGACGCAGGGCGTCGAGCGGATCGCCGGCCGTCGGATCGAGCCGGAGTTCCCGCGGAGGCCGGTCCGGCTCGGCCGCGGTGACCGGAGGAGCCGCCGGCGCGGCGACGCCGGCAGGAGGCGCGGACAACGGTGGCGCGAGGGGTGCCACCCTTCCGAGCGCACCGAGTTTGGCGGCGATGCGCGCGGCGGCGTCCTCTCTGATCGCGCGGCGAGCCGGGTCCGGGTCCTGGTTGCCCGCGAAACAGCCCCCGGGTGCGCCGGTGATCACCGAGAGCGCGCTCTCGTAGTTCGTCCGCGCGGTGTCCAGCCTGGCCTCCCAGGCGTCGATATCGCCCCGGCGTTCCCGGACGAGCTCGAGGTTGACCCGCGCCGGACAGGACTCCGCGACGTCGACTCCCGCGACGGCCCGGGCGAACTGCGTGTCGGCGACGTCCAACCGGTCCTGGAGCACCGCGAGGTCGCCTGCCGCGAACGAGGTGTTCGCGGGTTCGATGACGTCGGCGATTCGCAGCAACGACACGTCTTCGCCCAGTGCGCCGATGGCGCCCGACGCATAGTGGCTCTGGGCTGAATGACCGATGAGCACCACGGAGATCAACTTCACGGCGACCGCGAGAACGATCAGCGCCGGCGGCGTGGACCACACCAGCAGGCGGCGCCGGCCTCTCAGCCGGGAGGGCAGCTTCCTGCGCATCACGGCAGCACCTCCCGGCGAGTGGAGCGGGCGCGGCGCAGGTCGCGTGCGGACAGATAGATCTCGGCCAGCAGCAGCGCCGAGGCCAGGATCGCGAGGTACCAGTAGAACTCGTCGCGCTGATTCGCTGTGCCTGCGGCGGGCTGGTCCGCGGTGCCGGGCGCTGGCTGTGCGGCGCGGGGTAGCGCTTCGCCGGGTTCCCGTGCGACGAAGGGGACGCCGAGTTGGTTCGCGACGGAGCGCAGCGTGGCGTCACCGGGCCCCTTGTCGTACCCGAACACCGCGCCGCCGTCGACGGCGTCGGTGTCGAAGGCGCCCTGCGGTGCGGTCGACCGGCCTGCGCCGGACCCGAGGTAATAGACGAGGTTCTCGGAGTGCGGATACTGCTGACCCGCGGCGATGAGTTGATAGCGAAGCACATTCGCCGCGGCTGCCGCGTTGACCTGATCGGCGGGGGCGTCGGGGTATGGGTTCAGCGCCTCGATCACGGGTCGC is a window of Mycolicibacterium chubuense NBB4 DNA encoding:
- a CDS encoding TlpA disulfide reductase family protein, giving the protein MNRSVALKRTLLAACAATLVLAGCSTGHDAVAQGGTFEFVAPGGKTDIFYDPPDRRGKPGPLSGPDLSDTNKTLSLKDFADKVVVINVWGQWCGPCRTEIPELQKVYAATRDKGVAFLGIDVRDNNIDAARDFVVDRGVTFPSIYDPPMRTMIAFGGRYPTTVIPSTVVLDREHRVAAVFLRELLASDLQPVVERLAAEGPSDK
- a CDS encoding cytochrome c biogenesis CcdA family protein, with amino-acid sequence MSPDQLDHLTAGGPLLLAMAVSILAGLVSFASPCVVPLVPGYLSYLAAVVGVEDAPAPVTTLRGARLRVAGAAALFVGGFTAVFLLGTVAVLGMTTTLITNQLLLQRVGGVITVLMGLVFIGLIPMLQRDTRFTPRQISTLGGAPLLGAVFALGWTPCLGPTLTGVIAVASATEGSNVVRGVLLVIAYCLGLGIPFVALAFGSARAVAGLGWLRRHTRAIQVFGGVLLILVGTALVTGVWNDFVSWVRDAFVSDVRLPI
- the resB gene encoding cytochrome c biogenesis protein ResB; the encoded protein is MVTASPRADVNSHKNGPKRAISRLLALVRNTWRTLTSMGTALVLLFLLALGAIPGALLPQRSLNEGKVAQYIDDHPILGPWLDRLQAFDVFSSFWFTAIYVLLFVSLVGCLTPRLAEHLRSLRAMPVPAPRNLARLPKHHTAQVPGDAAAMATSVEHTLRGWRKTTRRDGESAGAAPSATSSIEVSAEKGYLREFGNIVFHFSLLGLLVAVAAGKLFSYEGNVIVVADGGPGFCSASPAAFDSFRAGNVVDGTSLYPMCLRVNDFQANYLPNGQATSFQADIDYQAGDDLTAGTWRPYLLKVNEPLRIGGDRVYLQGHGYAPTFSVTFPDGKTRTQTLQWRPEDQMTLLSSGAMRFDPPGGTYADERDRRKNQIAIQGLFAPTEQLDGTLLSSRYPAMNEPAVAVDIYKGDTGLDTGRPQSLFSLDPRMVGQGRLTKMARVNLRAGQDTRLPDGTIVRFDGAVPFVNLQVSHDPAQVWVLVFAMTMMAGLLVSLIVRRRRVWVRLTPGPAGTVNVELGGLARTDNSGWGDEFERLTARLLAGFQTLAPVEEEKKADRA
- the ccsB gene encoding c-type cytochrome biogenesis protein CcsB yields the protein MNTTHIDLGLARYSDWAYTSSLVVLVVALLLLAVELAYSRGRSVETRELVGATSGRSGAVAGDSAVPGRVVDAPRRPFDERLGSSGLALVYVGIGLLAACIVLRGLSTARVPWGNMYEFINLTCFCGLVAGAVVLRRPQYRSLWVFVLVPVLILLTVSGHWLYSHAAPVMPALQSYWLPIHVSVVSLGSGVFLVGGVASILFLLKMSPLGDRTDALGRVVQKLPDAQTLDRIAYRTTIFAFPIFGFGVIFGAIWAEEAWGRYWGWDPKETVSFIAWVVYAAYLHARSTAGWRDKKAAWINVVGFVAMVFNLFFINLVTVGLHSYAGVG
- a CDS encoding MinD/ParA family ATP-binding protein, yielding MAIPPAEWTAPTPPDGVTPVSIAPVGPTDPPAADAAPYLDLSTVALLGKARRAPSAGWRKWLYWGSARLVNMGESPAAVRHDTLVAQVQRPLRGCYRIAMLSQKGGVGKTTITATLGATFAITRGDRVIAVDANPDRGTLSQKVPLETPATIRHLLRDAEGIASYSDVRRYTSQGASHLEVLASESDPAVSEAFSAEDYSHTLEVLERFYSVVLTDCGTGMLHSAMSAVIDKADVLVVISSGSVDGARSASATLDWLDAHGHEDMVRNSIAVINAVRHRSRRSRTKVDLTKVTDHFARRCRAVCQVPFDPHLEEGGEISLDRLRAETREALLELAATVADGFPGARRVTDPVGWGDGRTVRSAACRRGG
- a CDS encoding DUF4229 domain-containing protein → MSEDGGRRSRLLLDVLAYTAARLALVAVVTAVILGVGHLVGIREFPVTVALLFAIVIGLPLGIWLFTPLRRRATASMAALDERRRTDRAQLQARLRGTSASEPPRTENGEHRDG
- a CDS encoding ester cyclase: MSNQPVMDRPRVISSHRNISSHRPVNSQKQVYKRWLHELWAGDPVVDELVSEDFVGHWPNRDVHGPAELQTIIDSTRGRLRELAFVIDVGPFIDGDLVAARWIATGSGKDGPARFTGNDILRVIDNKVVEYWAGSSRG
- a CDS encoding vWA domain-containing protein, giving the protein MTFDPALPPLILGVVAVVLVGVRLIALRLAVGTGRGAFLRWGATTLALLLVLLAAARPGSGTVHDERPAKTAAGENIYFVVDRSADSAIADFGGTTRMSGMRDDIEAVIHAHPGARFAVIAFASRPAVDWPLSEDTWSLRPVIEALNPYPDAPADQVNAAAAANVLRYQLIAAGQQYPHSENLVYYLGSGAGRSTAPQGAFDTDAVDGGAVFGYDKGPGDATLRSVANQLGVPFVAREPGEALPRAAQPAPGTADQPAAGTANQRDEFYWYLAILASALLLAEIYLSARDLRRARSTRREVLP